A portion of the Oxynema aestuarii AP17 genome contains these proteins:
- a CDS encoding DUF790 family protein — MLPTDLLSFRYHGETIAPKKLEIDDRNLATAHQLIQCFLEAQGCTQGDLDRQLQDLEGDTPDYRIKRGLAHILKSNLSTFEVVSPLEPQELRQRVFTLAATTVPCKESTVTTLEKLAHQLSQELKREVLPVEIKAGLYSDLNENKILTEFDCPTPEALLHRYNLSQVQGVFYRATAIKITAHRNDPGEYKLLFRYLKLFQLMAYIEGDADYGFTITIDGPTSLFKPSTRYGLALAKMLPALLHVTKWSLEANLQTRDPFSGNWKQGRFSLNSECDLVSHYPPGKTYDSALEESFVDRWNSTKTEWKLEREVDLIPIPGSVMIPDFRLVHPDGRSMLLEIVGYWRPEYLQKKFAQVRKSQCDNLILAVSERLNLEKAGVKVKDVPVPIVWFKDKLLPKQVLSVLE; from the coding sequence ATGTTACCGACCGACTTATTGAGTTTTCGCTATCATGGCGAAACCATTGCCCCAAAAAAGCTAGAAATCGACGATCGCAACTTAGCAACAGCCCATCAACTGATCCAATGTTTTCTAGAGGCGCAAGGTTGTACCCAAGGAGATCTAGACCGCCAATTACAAGACCTCGAAGGTGACACTCCGGACTATCGAATTAAACGGGGATTGGCACATATACTCAAAAGTAATTTAAGCACCTTTGAAGTCGTCAGTCCTCTCGAACCGCAAGAATTACGGCAGCGTGTTTTTACCCTCGCCGCTACAACCGTTCCCTGCAAAGAATCCACCGTAACGACTCTCGAAAAACTCGCCCATCAACTCTCCCAAGAGTTAAAACGAGAAGTGCTCCCCGTCGAAATTAAAGCGGGACTGTACTCAGATTTAAACGAAAATAAAATACTGACCGAGTTCGACTGTCCTACCCCAGAAGCCTTGCTACATCGCTATAATTTGTCCCAAGTTCAAGGAGTATTTTATCGGGCGACTGCTATTAAAATTACGGCCCATCGCAACGATCCGGGAGAATATAAACTTTTGTTTCGCTATTTAAAATTATTTCAATTAATGGCGTATATCGAAGGAGATGCAGACTACGGTTTTACGATTACGATTGACGGACCGACGAGTTTATTTAAACCGAGTACCCGTTACGGACTGGCGTTAGCGAAAATGTTGCCTGCTTTACTCCACGTGACTAAATGGAGTTTAGAAGCGAATTTACAAACCCGAGATCCGTTTAGTGGCAATTGGAAACAGGGACGATTTAGCCTCAATTCCGAGTGCGATTTAGTCAGTCATTATCCCCCCGGAAAAACTTATGATAGTGCGTTGGAAGAGTCTTTTGTCGATCGCTGGAATTCCACTAAAACTGAATGGAAACTCGAACGAGAAGTCGATTTAATTCCGATTCCCGGTAGCGTGATGATTCCCGATTTTCGTTTAGTTCATCCTGACGGGAGATCGATGTTATTAGAAATTGTCGGATATTGGCGTCCGGAATATTTACAGAAAAAATTCGCTCAAGTTCGCAAGTCTCAATGCGATAATCTAATTTTAGCAGTTTCGGAACGTTTGAATTTAGAAAAAGCGGGGGTTAAAGTGAAAGATGTTCCCGTTCCGATTGTTTGGTTTAAAGATAAACTTTTGCCGAAACAGGTTTTATCTGTTTTAGA
- a CDS encoding secondary thiamine-phosphate synthase enzyme YjbQ has translation MVHQENIVISTNKNGDMHDLTDAVNQIVKQSGIRTGMVNIFNVGSTASVGTIEFEPGLKRDLPEMLNRLIPPSRDYGHEQTWHDGNGHSHLQATWLGPSLTVPVRNGKLELGTWQQIFHLECDIKPRRRTILVTIYGE, from the coding sequence ATGGTTCATCAAGAAAATATTGTTATTTCAACCAACAAAAATGGCGACATGCACGACTTGACCGATGCGGTCAATCAAATCGTCAAACAGTCCGGAATTAGAACCGGAATGGTCAATATTTTTAACGTCGGAAGTACTGCATCCGTGGGGACGATTGAATTTGAACCCGGACTCAAACGAGATTTACCAGAAATGCTCAATCGTTTGATTCCTCCCAGTCGCGACTACGGACACGAACAAACCTGGCATGATGGGAACGGACATTCTCATTTACAAGCGACTTGGTTGGGACCTTCGTTAACCGTTCCCGTCCGTAATGGCAAACTTGAATTGGGAACCTGGCAGCAAATTTTTCATCTTGAATGCGATATTAAACCCCGTCGTCGAACCATTCTCGTGACCATTTACGGCGAATAG
- a CDS encoding DEAD/DEAH box helicase — MARTPILKYDRGTLTIHPPPRGKAWIDFATWDDRVEKYRIPAIHYRNFVEALQGEGSEFTDEARAFEPLELVPAIEMPPYPHQAEALQAWKKAGRCGVVVLPTAAGKTYLAQLAMQATPRTTLIVVPTLDLMHQWYAHLEAAFPDVEVGLLGGGSRDRTPILVSTYDSAAIHAESLGDRYALVIFDECHHLPTDFNRSIAEYTISPYRLGLTATPERSDGKESDLNALIGPQVYRKTAEELAGGALADHEIVQIKVNLSRQERDRYDRLIQVRNNFLKSANISLGSIKGWQNFVMASARSQGGRRAMLAHREAKEIALGTDGKIRVLADLLAQHHPERILIFTADNATVYRISQEFLIPALTHQTPVKERHEILRRFKTGEYKNIVASHVLNEGVDVPDAKIAILLSGTGSAREYIQRLGRVLRKGSETNKQAILYEVIAQDTAEEGTSKRRRRGTTAATGKPKKAQKSDRGEYRQLELIKSDRPSPSPSPYEVKKAPQKRAAEKTEKWEEKLNSQTGDRPDS; from the coding sequence ATGGCCCGCACACCGATTCTAAAATACGATCGCGGTACGTTGACAATCCACCCGCCACCGAGAGGGAAAGCGTGGATCGATTTTGCCACGTGGGACGATCGCGTGGAAAAATATCGGATTCCGGCCATCCACTACCGCAATTTTGTAGAAGCATTGCAAGGTGAAGGTTCGGAATTTACCGACGAAGCCCGCGCCTTTGAACCCTTAGAACTGGTTCCGGCGATCGAAATGCCGCCCTATCCCCACCAAGCGGAAGCCCTCCAAGCGTGGAAAAAGGCCGGACGATGCGGGGTTGTGGTGTTACCGACGGCGGCGGGGAAGACCTACTTAGCGCAGTTGGCGATGCAGGCGACGCCGCGAACGACCCTGATTGTAGTGCCCACCCTGGACTTGATGCATCAGTGGTACGCCCATTTAGAGGCGGCATTTCCCGATGTCGAAGTCGGGTTACTCGGGGGAGGATCGCGCGATCGCACGCCGATTTTGGTGTCAACTTACGATAGTGCGGCCATTCATGCAGAATCTTTAGGGGATCGCTACGCTTTGGTCATTTTTGACGAATGTCACCACTTACCGACGGATTTTAACCGGTCGATCGCCGAATATACGATCTCGCCCTACCGCCTGGGACTGACCGCCACCCCAGAGCGATCGGACGGCAAAGAAAGCGATCTCAATGCTTTGATCGGACCGCAAGTTTATCGCAAAACTGCCGAAGAATTGGCCGGAGGCGCCCTCGCCGATCATGAAATCGTACAGATTAAAGTCAATCTTTCCCGACAAGAACGAGATCGCTACGACCGTTTAATTCAAGTTAGAAATAACTTTTTAAAATCCGCGAATATTTCCCTCGGTAGTATCAAAGGGTGGCAAAACTTCGTGATGGCTAGCGCGCGATCTCAAGGGGGAAGACGCGCCATGTTAGCTCATCGAGAAGCGAAAGAAATCGCCCTCGGAACTGACGGTAAAATTCGCGTTCTTGCCGATCTTTTAGCGCAACATCATCCCGAACGAATTTTAATTTTTACCGCCGATAATGCTACAGTTTATCGCATTTCTCAAGAATTCTTAATTCCCGCCCTGACTCATCAAACTCCAGTGAAAGAAAGACATGAAATTCTCAGACGTTTTAAAACTGGAGAATATAAAAATATTGTCGCGTCCCACGTTTTAAACGAGGGGGTGGACGTTCCCGACGCTAAAATCGCGATTCTGCTGTCTGGAACGGGTTCCGCCCGAGAATATATTCAACGACTCGGGCGAGTCTTACGCAAAGGCAGCGAAACCAACAAACAAGCTATTTTGTATGAAGTAATCGCCCAAGATACTGCCGAAGAAGGCACCTCAAAACGGCGCCGTCGCGGGACGACTGCAGCGACAGGAAAACCGAAAAAAGCCCAGAAAAGCGATCGCGGCGAATACCGTCAGTTAGAATTAATCAAAAGCGATCGCCCTTCCCCTTCTCCCTCTCCTTATGAAGTCAAAAAAGCACCGCAAAAACGGGCAGCCGAAAAAACAGAGAAATGGGAAGAAAAGCTTAACTCTCAAACAGGCGATCGCCCCGACAGCTAA
- a CDS encoding DUF4079 domain-containing protein, with amino-acid sequence MEIQGLLDRAIVSYTLALLHPIAGFLLLILVGTVGVLGWRYRRARLGKSGHDVPGTFQLMQQHQRLGMALLWMTFIVWCAGMAISSLLVLNGIVYDYPHQLFAVGLMFILAVSALVMLLFRQRTWASPVHLTLNGIVVILLVAQFVSGWQVLQQLFLF; translated from the coding sequence ATGGAAATTCAAGGCTTACTCGACCGGGCGATCGTCAGTTATACTCTGGCATTACTGCATCCCATTGCTGGTTTTTTACTTTTGATTTTAGTGGGAACTGTGGGTGTTTTGGGCTGGCGTTACCGTCGCGCCCGACTCGGTAAAAGCGGTCACGACGTTCCCGGAACGTTTCAGTTAATGCAACAACACCAACGTTTGGGAATGGCTTTGTTATGGATGACCTTTATCGTGTGGTGCGCTGGTATGGCGATCTCCTCTTTACTCGTTCTCAATGGTATTGTTTATGACTATCCCCATCAGTTATTTGCAGTAGGTTTAATGTTCATTTTAGCCGTGAGTGCGTTAGTCATGTTATTATTTCGACAGCGAACTTGGGCGAGTCCGGTTCATTTAACGTTGAATGGAATTGTCGTTATTTTACTAGTCGCGCAGTTTGTTTCTGGCTGGCAGGTTTTACAACAGTTATTTTTATTTTAA
- a CDS encoding VOC family protein, producing the protein MQSKNLSSKRAIAPGSLRRVHHIAFNVKDLQASRHFYGEILGLHELQGEEVPSTLRELVASGKVSNFITPDGTVIDLFYEPDLSPPDRDPTRPFTRANHLAFDIDPSLFDEAVEVLRSRDVPIDHGPVTRPTGRGIYVYDPDGFIVEIRCNAV; encoded by the coding sequence ATGCAATCTAAAAATCTAAGCTCAAAACGGGCGATCGCGCCGGGAAGTTTACGACGAGTTCACCATATTGCTTTTAATGTTAAAGATTTACAAGCCTCCCGGCATTTTTACGGTGAAATATTAGGATTGCACGAACTCCAAGGGGAAGAAGTTCCCAGCACTTTACGGGAGTTAGTCGCATCGGGAAAAGTTAGCAATTTTATCACCCCAGATGGAACGGTTATCGATTTATTTTACGAACCGGATTTATCGCCGCCCGATCGCGATCCGACTCGCCCTTTTACCCGGGCAAATCATTTAGCTTTTGATATCGATCCGAGTTTGTTTGATGAGGCGGTTGAGGTGTTGCGATCGCGCGACGTTCCCATCGACCACGGCCCAGTTACTCGTCCGACGGGACGCGGAATTTACGTTTACGACCCCGATGGATTTATTGTAGAAATTCGCTGCAATGCTGTTTAG
- a CDS encoding Gfo/Idh/MocA family protein: MTDLSKVNSGTIGVAIVGTGFGQKVHIPAFQAHPRTEVVAVYHRDIDKATAIAQKHGIAKACDTIADVVNLPEVQAVSISTPPFLHYEMAKPVLSAAKHLLLEKPTTLNASEAKELYQIAQNNGSITAMDFEFRYVPAWQRFKQLIDEGYCGTPRLIKIDWLVASRANSERPWNWYAQKEKGGGALGAIGSHCFDYIDWLFGPIRRLSGLLTVGIPERPDPSAGGQLKPVDADDTCVITLELADGSPCQVNLSSATYAGRGHWVEVYGSSGTLVLGSGNLKDYVHGFELWGAPAGESLQKIEIPQNLTFSKTYDDGRIAPLVRLIDRWVQSIDAGQGFTPSLREGIYSQLLMDLTHQSNDRRTWVDVPKLDDFLS, encoded by the coding sequence ATGACTGATTTAAGCAAAGTGAATTCGGGAACGATTGGCGTGGCGATCGTCGGGACAGGATTCGGGCAAAAAGTCCATATTCCCGCCTTTCAAGCGCATCCGCGCACGGAAGTTGTCGCCGTTTACCATCGCGATATCGATAAAGCGACGGCGATCGCCCAAAAACACGGCATTGCCAAAGCCTGCGACACGATCGCCGATGTGGTCAATTTGCCAGAAGTGCAAGCAGTGAGCATTTCAACTCCACCCTTTTTACATTATGAAATGGCAAAACCTGTATTAAGTGCAGCCAAGCATTTACTGTTAGAAAAACCGACTACACTTAACGCCAGTGAAGCCAAAGAGCTGTATCAAATTGCTCAAAATAATGGTTCCATAACCGCGATGGATTTTGAGTTTCGTTACGTCCCCGCATGGCAACGGTTTAAACAACTCATTGATGAGGGATATTGCGGTACCCCTCGACTGATTAAAATTGATTGGTTAGTGGCGAGTCGTGCCAACTCCGAACGTCCTTGGAACTGGTATGCTCAAAAAGAGAAAGGTGGCGGTGCATTGGGGGCGATCGGATCCCACTGTTTCGATTACATTGACTGGCTATTTGGCCCGATTCGTCGCCTGTCCGGACTGTTGACTGTCGGCATTCCCGAACGCCCCGATCCGAGTGCGGGCGGACAATTAAAGCCCGTGGATGCTGACGATACATGTGTCATTACACTCGAACTCGCAGACGGCAGTCCCTGTCAGGTTAATTTGAGTTCGGCAACTTATGCCGGACGCGGCCACTGGGTCGAAGTTTACGGGTCTAGCGGCACCTTAGTTCTGGGTAGCGGCAACCTCAAGGACTACGTTCACGGCTTTGAACTTTGGGGCGCCCCGGCTGGGGAGAGTCTTCAAAAAATAGAAATTCCCCAAAATTTAACGTTTTCTAAAACTTACGATGACGGGCGAATTGCACCCTTAGTTCGACTGATCGATCGCTGGGTACAAAGCATTGATGCAGGACAAGGTTTTACCCCTTCATTACGGGAAGGAATTTACTCGCAATTATTGATGGATTTAACCCATCAATCTAACGATCGCCGAACTTGGGTTGACGTTCCCAAGTTAGACGATTTCTTGAGCTAA
- the gshB gene encoding glutathione synthase: MKLAFIIDPIEKLDPTHDTSVALMEAAQEMGHEVWITQAGLLSVIEGKACALLDRVYLNPVQLVDGRWVKPHSWYEIKPGSFQPLEEMDVVFMRTDPPVTIPYLYATYILDAIDPAKTLTVNAPRGIRAANEKMYALQFQSVIPETIVSESKVVIRDFVSKKGSAVLKPLGGKAGEGILFLRPDDANLNSLIEISTKQGKEPVMVQTYLPEARQGDKRIILLDGEAIGAINRVPSGGEFRGNMAVGGQVVKTEITDRDREICEIVAPKLRSDGLYFVGLDVIGGYLTEVNVTSPTGVREIDRFAEDGTRLGELTIRWVDKKVQALKG, translated from the coding sequence GTGAAACTTGCCTTTATTATCGACCCCATCGAAAAACTCGATCCTACTCACGATACGAGCGTCGCTTTGATGGAAGCGGCGCAAGAAATGGGACATGAAGTGTGGATAACTCAAGCGGGTTTGTTGAGTGTTATTGAAGGTAAAGCTTGCGCCTTACTCGATCGCGTTTACTTGAATCCAGTGCAGTTAGTAGACGGTCGATGGGTCAAGCCGCATTCGTGGTATGAAATTAAACCCGGCAGTTTTCAACCTTTAGAAGAAATGGATGTGGTGTTCATGCGAACCGATCCCCCCGTGACCATTCCTTATCTCTATGCGACTTACATTCTCGACGCGATCGATCCGGCGAAAACTTTGACAGTTAACGCACCACGAGGCATTCGAGCGGCGAATGAGAAAATGTATGCCTTGCAATTTCAATCGGTAATTCCTGAAACAATTGTTAGCGAAAGTAAAGTGGTTATTCGCGATTTTGTTTCTAAAAAAGGCTCGGCAGTGTTAAAGCCTTTAGGAGGCAAAGCCGGAGAAGGAATTTTATTTTTAAGGCCGGATGATGCTAACTTAAATTCTTTGATTGAGATCAGTACCAAACAGGGGAAAGAACCCGTAATGGTACAAACTTATTTACCTGAAGCTCGCCAGGGAGACAAGCGAATTATTCTGCTCGATGGCGAGGCGATCGGAGCGATTAACCGGGTTCCGAGTGGGGGAGAGTTCCGGGGAAATATGGCAGTTGGTGGACAAGTGGTCAAAACAGAGATTACCGATCGCGATCGCGAAATCTGCGAAATAGTCGCGCCGAAATTGCGATCGGACGGCTTGTATTTTGTCGGTTTAGATGTCATTGGCGGTTATCTTACAGAAGTGAACGTCACCAGTCCCACAGGCGTGCGAGAAATCGATCGCTTTGCGGAAGATGGAACTCGTTTGGGTGAGTTAACGATTCGCTGGGTTGACAAAAAAGTGCAGGCTCTAAAAGGCTAA
- the grxC gene encoding glutaredoxin 3: MNPNVEIYTWSSCPFCLRAKALLKEKGVEYEEYVLDGDEEGRDKMAQRANGRRTVPQIFIDDRHIGGCDDLYALDSQGELDPLLTEKSA; this comes from the coding sequence ATGAATCCTAACGTAGAAATTTACACCTGGAGCAGTTGTCCGTTTTGCTTGCGCGCCAAAGCGCTGCTCAAGGAGAAAGGTGTCGAATACGAGGAATACGTCCTCGATGGCGACGAGGAGGGACGGGACAAAATGGCCCAACGCGCCAACGGACGCCGTACCGTTCCGCAAATTTTCATCGACGATCGCCACATCGGGGGGTGTGACGACCTTTATGCGCTCGATTCTCAAGGCGAACTCGACCCCTTACTGACAGAAAAGTCGGCTTAG
- a CDS encoding succinylglutamate desuccinylase/aspartoacylase family protein translates to MLPEISTLPILQLASGDYLSLQVYHFRGDRPGKKAYLQSNLHGCEISGNAVLHELINFLQSLDRTQLEGEVVIVPACNPMAMNARSHHFSSGRYNPYDGRDWNRIFWDYHKVSHDLDEIARDFCELEVETIRKEYLKLIQTTFNRHHDNLDSASGVPLHKRYRYLLQSLCLDANYVIDCHSSSNRTIDYFYCFHDREESAKYFLIDLGIFLESYDGYTFDEAFLKPWLALEKALAKQGRKIIFDLESWTLELGGGMEVNSQSVAKGVRGIKNYLAGKKMLTISGFPLAETHQHQVQFFHKHQLRRYHAVAGGILRDRLPLGTVVKAGDRLYTLLSFNKNGECPTQVAIEAERDGIIYDLSLNESVNQSDYVLSIFEDH, encoded by the coding sequence GTGCTTCCTGAAATTTCAACTCTTCCTATTTTACAACTCGCTTCTGGCGATTATTTATCCCTTCAAGTTTATCATTTTCGAGGCGATCGCCCTGGAAAAAAGGCTTACTTACAATCAAACTTACACGGTTGTGAAATTTCTGGAAATGCCGTTCTTCACGAATTGATTAATTTTCTACAATCCCTCGATCGCACTCAGCTTGAAGGCGAAGTGGTTATCGTTCCGGCGTGCAATCCAATGGCTATGAATGCGCGATCGCACCATTTTTCAAGCGGTCGTTACAACCCCTACGACGGTCGAGATTGGAATCGAATTTTTTGGGATTATCACAAGGTCAGTCACGATCTCGATGAAATTGCCCGAGATTTTTGTGAATTAGAGGTCGAAACCATTCGCAAAGAATACTTAAAACTCATTCAAACAACGTTTAACCGCCATCATGACAATCTCGATTCAGCTTCGGGCGTTCCCCTCCACAAGCGTTATCGATATTTGCTACAATCGTTATGTTTGGATGCCAACTACGTTATTGACTGCCATAGTTCTTCAAATCGAACGATTGATTATTTTTATTGTTTCCACGATCGCGAAGAAAGTGCCAAATATTTTTTAATCGACCTTGGGATATTCCTAGAAAGTTACGACGGCTATACCTTTGATGAAGCCTTTCTAAAACCGTGGCTTGCTTTAGAAAAAGCCTTGGCAAAACAAGGCAGAAAGATTATTTTCGACCTCGAATCCTGGACTTTAGAATTAGGGGGTGGAATGGAAGTCAATTCCCAATCGGTGGCAAAAGGCGTTCGGGGTATTAAAAACTATTTAGCAGGGAAGAAAATGTTAACGATTTCCGGTTTTCCATTGGCGGAAACTCACCAGCATCAAGTCCAGTTTTTTCACAAACATCAACTGAGAAGATATCATGCCGTTGCTGGGGGGATTTTGCGCGATCGCCTGCCCCTCGGAACCGTTGTAAAAGCAGGCGATCGTCTCTATACCCTCTTAAGTTTTAATAAGAACGGCGAATGTCCCACTCAAGTTGCGATTGAAGCCGAACGTGATGGTATAATTTACGATCTTTCCCTCAATGAATCGGTCAATCAATCTGATTATGTTTTATCGATTTTTGAAGATCATTAG
- the uvrC gene encoding excinuclease ABC subunit UvrC has translation MTSSLSTVPLIKDPDRLESRLKEIPPVPGVYFMRDNNDRILYIGKSKKLRSRVRSYFRDSQQLSPRIALMVQQVCEIEFIVTDTEAESLALEANLIKQHQPNFNVLLKDDKKYPYLCITWSEDYPRIFITRKRKLGNRKDRYYGPYVDSTALRNTLHLVKQIFPLRQRPQPLFKNRPCLNYDIGRCPGVCQQLISPEDYRQIVQKVAMVFQGRTEELVGILSEQMQQAAEALNFEQAAKLRDRIAGLNSLNSDQKVALPDDRISRDAIALAKNRHHACIQLFQIRAGQLVGRLGFVTSAENAESGEILQRVLEEHYQHVESVEIPTEILVQSDLTDGPMLAEWLSDRKGRKVAIVTPQRQTKADLLEMVERNAEYELQRLQRQSDRNAEALQDLAELLDLPDWPRRIECYDISHIQGSDAVASRVVFVDGMPAKQHYRRYKIRNPEVRSGHSDDFASLAEVLGRRFRHSRGDLDLCINAPDWPDLVAIDGGKGQLSTVVEVLEQLEIADVLTVVSLAKQREEIFRPGESAPVPSDPEQPGVQLLRRVRDEAHRFAVTFHRQQRGDRMRRSRLDEIPGLGFQRQKQLLAHFHSIDYLRVATPEQIAEVPGIGPRLARQIYEYFHP, from the coding sequence ATGACTTCTTCACTATCAACAGTTCCCCTCATTAAAGACCCCGATCGCCTAGAAAGCAGACTCAAAGAAATCCCACCAGTTCCTGGGGTTTACTTCATGCGAGACAACAACGATCGCATTCTTTATATTGGTAAATCTAAGAAACTGCGATCGCGGGTTCGTTCTTATTTTAGAGATTCGCAACAACTGAGTCCGCGCATTGCTTTAATGGTGCAGCAAGTTTGCGAAATTGAGTTTATTGTTACGGACACTGAAGCCGAATCCCTCGCCTTAGAAGCGAATTTAATCAAACAACATCAACCGAATTTTAATGTTTTACTTAAAGATGATAAAAAATACCCATATTTATGTATTACTTGGTCGGAAGATTACCCGAGAATTTTTATTACTCGCAAGCGGAAGTTGGGCAATCGTAAAGACCGCTATTATGGCCCTTATGTCGATAGTACGGCGTTGCGCAATACTCTCCATTTAGTCAAACAGATTTTCCCGTTACGTCAGCGTCCGCAACCGCTTTTCAAAAATCGTCCCTGTCTGAATTACGATATCGGACGCTGTCCGGGGGTCTGTCAGCAGCTTATTTCTCCAGAAGACTATCGTCAAATTGTTCAAAAAGTGGCGATGGTTTTTCAAGGTCGAACGGAAGAGTTGGTCGGCATTTTAAGCGAACAAATGCAGCAAGCAGCAGAAGCATTGAACTTCGAGCAAGCTGCTAAATTGCGCGATCGCATCGCTGGATTAAACTCGTTAAATAGCGATCAAAAAGTGGCTTTACCCGACGATCGCATCTCCCGCGACGCGATCGCCTTGGCCAAAAATCGACACCATGCCTGTATTCAATTATTCCAAATTCGAGCAGGGCAATTAGTCGGGCGTCTCGGCTTCGTTACCAGTGCAGAAAATGCCGAATCGGGGGAAATTTTGCAGCGTGTTTTAGAGGAACATTACCAACATGTTGAATCGGTGGAAATTCCCACGGAAATTTTGGTGCAATCTGACTTGACCGACGGCCCTATGTTAGCAGAATGGTTGAGCGATCGCAAAGGTCGAAAAGTGGCGATCGTCACCCCGCAACGTCAAACGAAGGCAGATCTGCTCGAAATGGTCGAACGCAATGCAGAATACGAGTTGCAGCGTTTGCAGCGTCAGAGCGATCGCAATGCCGAAGCCTTGCAAGATTTGGCGGAATTACTCGATTTACCGGACTGGCCGCGCCGGATCGAGTGCTACGATATCTCTCACATTCAGGGTTCCGATGCAGTTGCCTCTCGGGTGGTGTTCGTCGATGGAATGCCCGCCAAGCAGCATTATCGTCGCTACAAAATTCGGAATCCCGAGGTGCGATCCGGTCACTCTGACGACTTTGCCAGCCTTGCAGAAGTTCTCGGTCGGCGTTTTCGCCACAGTCGCGGCGATCTCGATCTCTGCATAAATGCACCGGACTGGCCCGATCTGGTGGCGATCGATGGCGGTAAAGGTCAACTCTCTACCGTCGTTGAAGTGCTAGAACAACTAGAAATTGCCGATGTATTAACAGTTGTGAGCTTAGCTAAGCAACGAGAAGAGATCTTTCGACCCGGCGAATCCGCCCCGGTTCCCAGCGATCCCGAACAGCCGGGAGTGCAGCTATTGCGGCGCGTTCGCGACGAAGCACACCGTTTTGCCGTCACGTTCCACCGCCAGCAACGGGGCGATCGAATGCGGCGATCGCGCTTGGACGAAATCCCGGGACTCGGCTTTCAGCGACAAAAACAATTACTCGCACATTTTCACTCGATCGATTATCTTCGAGTCGCAACACCGGAACAAATCGCCGAAGTCCCCGGCATCGGTCCGCGTCTTGCCCGCCAAATTTACGAGTATTTCCATCCATGA